The following coding sequences lie in one Arachis ipaensis cultivar K30076 chromosome B05, Araip1.1, whole genome shotgun sequence genomic window:
- the LOC110272105 gene encoding uncharacterized protein LOC110272105, whose translation MEDSINQEATADNNDSVNNNMPADTPISNDAANPNSRSANDSQSQGSSNLRGKTDLAWKYVALQTVIEWIGPNNIVHVVTDNAANYVAAGRLINRKYDNIYWSPCAAHYLNLILKDISSMAYISNLATRASKITVFVYNHTVFLSWLRQRPRWREIVRPGATRFATVFITLKSIFDRKKELQQLVVDSIFTDHKLGRSATGRAVRAIILDAKFWDDCFTVCKLVGPLIYLLRVVDADDPPSLGYVYEGMLRAEDAIKEMFRQSKTAYQPYTDIINSRWDKHLKKDLHAAAYFLNPKFFFNENYKEAPDVMRGLLDLVTLYCKCNNLDSVQAMKEIHLYRDRKESFDRQEVIPAASELKPGKNMAEYLFN comes from the exons atggaagatagtattaatcaagaagcaaCTGCTGATAACAATGATTCTGTGAATAATAACATGCCTGCCGATACTCCTATTTCGAATGATGCTGCTAATCCCAATTCCCGTAGTGCTAACGATAGTCAGTCACAAGGTTCTTCGAACCTTAGGGGAAAAACAGATTTAGCTTGGAAATATGTTGCTCTACAAACA GTGATTGAATGGATTGGCCCAAATAATATTGTGCATGTTGTGACTGACAATGCGGCCAATTATGTTGCTGCTGGTAGGCTTATCAATAGAAAATATGATAATATCTATTGGTCACCATGTGCTGCTCATTAccttaatcttattttaaaagatATAAGCAGCATGGCGTATATTTCTAACCTTGCAACTCGTGCTTCAAAGATCACAGTATTTGTGTACAATCATACGGTTTTCTTATCTTGGCTAAGACAAAGACCTCGTTGGAGAGAAATTGTACGTCCTGGTGCAACCCGGTTTGCAACTGTGTTTATTACATTGAAGAGCATCTTTGACCGTAAAAAGGAGTTGCAACAATTGGTTGTAGATTCAATTTTCACTGATCACAAATTAGGAAGGAGTGCTACTGGTAGAGCTGTGAGGGCTATCATTCTGGACGCCAAATTTTGGGACGATTGCTTTACTGTATGTAAACTTGTGGGCCCTCTGATTTACTTGTTGAGGGTTGTTGATGCTGATGACCCCCCATCTTTGGGATATGTTTATGAAGGAATGCTAAGGGCAGAAGATGCAATTAAGGAGATGTTTAGGCAATCCAAGACTGCATATCAGCCGTACACAGATATTATCAACTCAAGATGGGACAAGCATTTAAAGAAAGATCTTCATGCGGCAGCTTACTTCCTGAATCCTAAATtcttttttaatgaaaattataAAGAAGCACCTGATGTTATGCGAGGTTTGCTTGATCTTGTTACCTTGTATTGCAAGTGTAACAATTTGGATTCAGTTCAGGCAATGAAAGAAATACATTTATATAGAGATCGGAAGGAAAGTTTTGATAGACAAGAAGTTATTCCAGCTGCATCTGAACTTAAGCCTGGTAAGAATATGGCTGAATATTTGTTTAATTAA
- the LOC107642048 gene encoding LOW QUALITY PROTEIN: 2-methylene-furan-3-one reductase-like (The sequence of the model RefSeq protein was modified relative to this genomic sequence to represent the inferred CDS: inserted 2 bases in 1 codon), whose translation MASTPSIPSHMKAWTYSEYGNIEDILKFDPNVPVPELKDDQVLIKVVAAALNPVDYKRALGNFKNSDSPLPTSPGYDVAGVVVKVGSKVKKFKVGDEVYGDINENALKNPKAIGSLAEYTAAEEKVLAHKPFNLSFVEASSLPLAIITAYQGLERASLSSQKSILVLGGAGGVGTHVVQLSKHVFGASKVAATASSGKLELLRNLGADLLIDYTKVNFEDLPEKFDVVFDAVGQNERALKAIKEGGKVVTIVEPEIPPAIWYLLNSEGVVLEKLKPYLESGKIKPIVDPKSPFPFSNVVEAFAYLKTXRATGKIVIHPIP comes from the exons ATGGCAAGCACACCTAGCATTCCATCTCACATGAAAGCTTGGACCTACTCTGAATATGGTAACATTGAAGACATTCTCAAGTTTGATCCTAATGTACCTGTACCAGAACTCAAGGATGATCAGGTTCTCATTAAGGTTGTGGCTGCAGCTCTTAACCCTGTTGATTATAAGAGGGCCCTTGGAAATTTCAAGAACTCCGACTCTCCTTTGCCG ACTTCCCCTGGCTATGACGTTGCGGGTGTGGTAGTGAAAGTGGGAAGCAAAGTGAAGAAGTTCAAAGTTGGAGATGAAGTGTATGGCGACATCAATGAGAATGCATTGAAGAACCCAAAGGCCATAGGGTCACTAGCAGAGTATACTGCAGCCGAAGAGAAAGTGTTGGCTCACAAACCCTTCAATTTGAGCTTTGTTGAAGCCTCTAGCCTCCCTTTGGCAATCATCACTGCCTACCAAGGACTTGAAAGAGCTTCTCTTTCTTCCCAAAAATCTATCCTTGTTCTTGGAGGTGCTGGTGGAGTTGGAACTCATGTTGTTCAG CTTAGCAAGCATGTGTTTGGAGCATCAAAGGTAGCAGCCACAGCCAGCAGTGGCAAATTGGAACTGTTGAGAAATTTGGGAGCAGACTTGCTTATTGACTATACCAAGGTCAATTTTGAAGATCTTCCAGAAAAGTTTGATGTAGTGTTCGATGCAGTTG GTCAAAATGAGAGGGCATTGAAAGCTATCAAAGAAGGGGGCAAAGTTGTGACAATAGTAGAACCTGAAATTCCTCCTGCTATTTGGTACTTACTCAATTCAGAAGGTGTTGTGTTGGAGAAATTAAAACCTTACTTGGAGAGTGGGAAGATCAAGCCAATAGTGGATCCTAAAAGTCCTTTTCCATTTTCTAATGTCGTTGAAGCATTTGCTTACTTGAAGAC CAGAGCCACCGGCAAAATAGTCATACACCCCATCCCATGA
- the LOC107644032 gene encoding 2-methylene-furan-3-one reductase, which yields MAASTASIPSHIKAWVYNEYGNIEETLKLDSNVALPQLKDDQVLIKVVAAALNPVDYKRALGFFKDSDSPFPTAPGYDVAGVVVKVGSEVKKFKVGDEVYGDINEYAVNNPKAIGSVAEYTSAEENVLAHKPSNLSFIEAASLPAAIITAYQGLERVQFSSGKSILVLGGAGGVGSLVTQLAKQVFGAAKVAATASTGKLELLRKLGVDLPIDYTKENFEELPQKFDVVYDTVGQTDKALKAIKEGGQVITIAGPASPPAIWFFLHSDGAVLDKLKPYLDSGKVKPVLDPKSPLPFSKAIEAFAYLKTNRATGKVVIHPIP from the exons ATGGCAGCAAGCACAGCCAGCATCCCATCTCACATAAAAGCTTGGGTCTACAATGAATATGGAAACATTGAAGAGACTCTCAAGCTTGACTCAAACGTAGCTTTACCACAACTCAAGGATGATCAGGTTCTCATCAAGGTTGTGGCTGCAGCCCTTAACCCTGTTGATTATAAGAGGGCCCTTGGATTTTTCAAGGACTCTGACTCTCCATTCCCA ACTGCTCCAGGGTATGATGTGGCTGGTGTGGTGGTGAAAGTGGGAAGCgaagtgaagaaattcaaggTTGGAGATGAAGTTTATGGTGATATAAATGAATATGCTGTGAATAATCCAAAAGCTATTGGGTCAGTGGCAGAGTATACTAGTGCTGAAGAGAACGTGTTGGCTCACAAACCCTCTAATTTGAGCTTTATTGAAGCTGCTAGCCTCCCTGCAGCAATCATCACTGCTTATCAAGGTCTTGAGAGAGTTCAATTTTCTTCTGGAAAATCTATACTTGTTCTTGGAGGTGCTGGTGGAGTTGGAAGTCTTGTTACTCAG CTAGCCAAGCAAGTTTTTGGTGCAGCTAAGGTAGCAGCTACCGCTAGTACCGGAAAACTGGAGCTGTTAAGGAAGTTAGGAGTAGACTTGCCAATTGATTATACAAAGGAGAATTTTGAGGAGCTGCCACAAAAGTTTGATGTTGTGTATGATACAGTAG GACAAACTGACAAGGCATTGAAGGCAATTAAAGAAGGGGGACAAGTAATAACAATAGCAGGACCTGCAAGTCCACCTGCAATATGGTTCTTTCTCCATTCAGATGGTGCTGTTTTGGACAAACTCAAACCTTATTTAGACAGTGGCAAGGTGAAGCCAGTGTTGGATCCAAAGAGCCCTCTTCCATTTTCTAAGGCAATAGAAGCATTTGCCTACCTCAAGACCAATAGAGCCACTGGAAAAGTAGTTATACATCCAATCCCATAA
- the LOC107644033 gene encoding 2-methylene-furan-3-one reductase-like isoform X2, protein MAASTTSIPSHIKAWVYNEYGNIEETLKLDPNIATPQIKDDQVLIKVVAAALNPVDYKRALGLFKDTDSPFPTAPGYDVAGVVVKVGSKVKKFKVGDEVYGDINENAGNPKAIGTLAEYTSAEEKVLAHKPSNLSFIEASSLPLAIITAYQGIERAQFSSGKSILVLGGAGGVGSLVIQLAKQVFGASKVAATASTGKLELLRELGADLPIDYTKENFEELPEKFDFVYDTVGGQVITIAGPASPPAIWFFLHSDGAVLDKLKPYLDSGKVKPVLDPKSPLPFSKAIEAFSYLKTNRATGKVVIHPIP, encoded by the exons ATGGCAGCAAGCACGACTAGCATCCCATCTCACATAAAAGCCTGGGTCTACAATGAATATGGGAACATTGAAGAGACTCTCAAGTTAGACCCAAACATAGCTACACCACAAATCAAGGATGACCAAGTTCTCATCAAGGTTGTGGCTGCAGCCCTTAACCCTGTAGATTATAAGAGGGCCCTTGGACTTTTCAAAGACACTGACTCTCCATTCCCA ACAGCTCCAGGGTATGATGTTGCTGGTGTGGTGGTGAAAGTGGGAAGCAAAGTGAAGAAATTTAAGGTTGGAGATGAAGTTTATGGTGATATCAATGAGAATGCTGGGAATCCAAAGGCTATTGGGACCTTAGCAGAGTATACTAGTGCCGAAGAGAAGGTGTTGGCACACAAACCCTCTAATTTGAGCTTTATTGAAGCTTCTAGCCTCCCTTTAGCAATCATCACTGCTTATCAAGGTATCGAGAGAGCTCAATTTTCTTCTGGAAAATCTATTCTTGTTCTTGGAGGTGCTGGTGGAGTTGGAAGCCTTGTTATTCAG TTAGCCAAGCAAGTTTTTGGTGCATCTAAGGTAGCAGCTACTGCTAGTACTGGAAAATTGGAGCTGTTAAGGGAGTTAGGAGCAGACTTGCCTATTGATTATACAAAGGAGAATTTTGAAGAACTGCCAGAAAAATTTGATTTTGTGTATGACACAGTAG GAGGACAAGTAATAACAATAGCAGGACCTGCAAGTCCACCTGCAATATGGTTCTTTCTCCATTCAGATGGTGCAGTCTTGGACAAACTCAAACCTTATTTAGACAGTGGCAAGGTGAAGCCAGTGTTGGATCCAAAGAGCCCTCTCCCATTTTCTAAGGCAATAGAAGCATTTTCCTACCTCAAGACCAATAGAGCCACCGGAAAAGTAGTTATACATCCAATCCCATAA
- the LOC107644033 gene encoding 2-methylene-furan-3-one reductase-like isoform X1 gives MAASTTSIPSHIKAWVYNEYGNIEETLKLDPNIATPQIKDDQVLIKVVAAALNPVDYKRALGLFKDTDSPFPTAPGYDVAGVVVKVGSKVKKFKVGDEVYGDINENAGNPKAIGTLAEYTSAEEKVLAHKPSNLSFIEASSLPLAIITAYQGIERAQFSSGKSILVLGGAGGVGSLVIQLAKQVFGASKVAATASTGKLELLRELGADLPIDYTKENFEELPEKFDFVYDTVGQSNRALKATKEGGQVITIAGPASPPAIWFFLHSDGAVLDKLKPYLDSGKVKPVLDPKSPLPFSKAIEAFSYLKTNRATGKVVIHPIP, from the exons ATGGCAGCAAGCACGACTAGCATCCCATCTCACATAAAAGCCTGGGTCTACAATGAATATGGGAACATTGAAGAGACTCTCAAGTTAGACCCAAACATAGCTACACCACAAATCAAGGATGACCAAGTTCTCATCAAGGTTGTGGCTGCAGCCCTTAACCCTGTAGATTATAAGAGGGCCCTTGGACTTTTCAAAGACACTGACTCTCCATTCCCA ACAGCTCCAGGGTATGATGTTGCTGGTGTGGTGGTGAAAGTGGGAAGCAAAGTGAAGAAATTTAAGGTTGGAGATGAAGTTTATGGTGATATCAATGAGAATGCTGGGAATCCAAAGGCTATTGGGACCTTAGCAGAGTATACTAGTGCCGAAGAGAAGGTGTTGGCACACAAACCCTCTAATTTGAGCTTTATTGAAGCTTCTAGCCTCCCTTTAGCAATCATCACTGCTTATCAAGGTATCGAGAGAGCTCAATTTTCTTCTGGAAAATCTATTCTTGTTCTTGGAGGTGCTGGTGGAGTTGGAAGCCTTGTTATTCAG TTAGCCAAGCAAGTTTTTGGTGCATCTAAGGTAGCAGCTACTGCTAGTACTGGAAAATTGGAGCTGTTAAGGGAGTTAGGAGCAGACTTGCCTATTGATTATACAAAGGAGAATTTTGAAGAACTGCCAGAAAAATTTGATTTTGTGTATGACACAGTAG GCCAAAGTAACAGGGCATTGAAGGCTACCAAAGAAGGAGGACAAGTAATAACAATAGCAGGACCTGCAAGTCCACCTGCAATATGGTTCTTTCTCCATTCAGATGGTGCAGTCTTGGACAAACTCAAACCTTATTTAGACAGTGGCAAGGTGAAGCCAGTGTTGGATCCAAAGAGCCCTCTCCCATTTTCTAAGGCAATAGAAGCATTTTCCTACCTCAAGACCAATAGAGCCACCGGAAAAGTAGTTATACATCCAATCCCATAA